One window from the genome of Desulfuromonas thiophila encodes:
- a CDS encoding histone deacetylase family protein: MFRIRRIFDSVVPSNQRAISQVLEILRAQFPTARPIDFEKLPEQLTDPLKYHYRSLLLVAEDGLGKVKGFAMLLHFPDVRAVYLELISAAPKGTGGGIGGALYERVREEALALRPLGLFFECSVDDPLVIQDQAVLKNNKARLKFYERYGARPIINNDYASPVRPGDRDLYFLVYDNLGQSCPLPRTALRKIVRAVLERKYGDLLSESQIKEVVRSFRDDPAQLRASRYQKERTTTKYDIPHKPIALIVNEGHDIHHVKDRGYVEAPVRIASILHEIDKSGLFRRLNPRRMAERHIKAVHDRHFVDYLRRACASLSPTQSIYPIIFPLRNLQKPPKDIELQVGYYCMDTFTPFSSNAYKAARGAVDCALTGAEEILSDSPLAYALVRPPGHHAERRVFGGFCYFNSSAIAAHYLSQFGRVALLDLDYHHGNGSQDIFYTRDDVLTLSIHGAPPDIYPHFSGFSNERGEDAGLGFNCNYPLPFQITAERYRRTLHEAINRIRSYKPRFLVIALGLDTAKDDPTGSWPLMPADFCVNGQLVGQLKLPTLVVQEGGYRTRTLGMNARHFFEGLWEGHNHSLLQKK; the protein is encoded by the coding sequence ATGTTCCGCATCCGCCGAATTTTCGATTCCGTCGTTCCCAGCAACCAACGCGCCATCAGCCAGGTGCTGGAGATTCTCCGGGCTCAGTTTCCCACAGCGCGACCGATCGATTTTGAGAAACTGCCCGAACAGCTGACCGATCCGCTAAAGTACCACTATCGATCCCTTCTTTTAGTTGCGGAAGACGGCCTGGGTAAAGTGAAGGGATTTGCCATGCTCTTGCACTTTCCTGACGTCCGCGCCGTTTATCTGGAACTGATCTCCGCGGCACCAAAAGGAACGGGCGGTGGCATTGGCGGTGCCCTGTATGAGCGTGTGCGCGAGGAAGCGCTGGCGCTTCGCCCCTTGGGATTATTTTTCGAATGCAGTGTTGATGACCCGTTAGTCATTCAGGATCAGGCGGTGCTGAAAAACAACAAGGCCCGGCTGAAATTTTACGAGCGATATGGTGCCCGCCCGATTATCAACAACGATTATGCGTCACCAGTGCGCCCGGGTGACAGGGATCTCTACTTCCTGGTCTATGACAATCTTGGCCAAAGCTGTCCACTTCCCCGCACAGCTTTGAGAAAAATTGTCCGCGCCGTACTTGAGCGTAAATATGGGGATCTACTTAGCGAAAGTCAAATTAAGGAGGTTGTCCGCTCCTTTCGGGATGATCCTGCCCAGCTCAGAGCATCACGCTACCAGAAAGAGCGCACTACAACCAAATACGATATCCCTCACAAGCCCATCGCTCTAATTGTCAACGAAGGTCACGATATCCACCACGTCAAGGACCGCGGCTATGTGGAAGCGCCGGTTAGAATCGCTTCCATTCTTCATGAAATCGACAAGAGTGGACTCTTCCGCCGGCTGAATCCGCGCCGCATGGCAGAGCGTCATATCAAGGCGGTGCACGACCGCCATTTTGTCGATTACCTGCGCCGAGCCTGTGCTAGCTTGTCCCCAACCCAGTCGATCTACCCGATTATTTTCCCCCTGCGCAATCTGCAGAAACCGCCTAAAGATATCGAGTTGCAAGTCGGCTACTACTGCATGGATACCTTTACCCCTTTTAGCAGCAACGCCTACAAGGCGGCGCGGGGAGCCGTTGACTGTGCCCTGACCGGTGCGGAGGAAATCCTTTCTGACAGCCCCCTGGCCTACGCCTTGGTGCGGCCACCGGGACATCATGCGGAACGGCGGGTTTTCGGCGGGTTCTGCTATTTCAACTCATCAGCGATTGCCGCCCATTACCTGAGCCAGTTCGGACGAGTCGCTCTGCTCGACCTTGATTATCACCATGGCAATGGCAGTCAGGACATTTTTTACACCCGCGACGATGTGCTGACGCTGTCCATCCATGGTGCCCCACCCGATATCTATCCCCATTTCTCCGGATTCAGCAATGAGCGGGGAGAAGACGCTGGTCTGGGGTTTAACTGCAATTACCCCCTGCCCTTCCAGATCACGGCAGAGCGCTATCGCCGAACCCTGCATGAAGCGATCAACCGGATTCGTTCCTACAAACCCAGGTTTCTGGTTATTGCCTTGGGGTTGGATACGGCAAAAGATGATCCGACCGGCTCATGGCCGCTGATGCCGGCTGATTTTTGTGTCAATGGACAGCTGGTTGGCCAATTAAAACTTCCAACCCTGGTTGTCCAGGAAGGCGGGTATCGCACTCGCACCCTGGGAATGAATGCCCGGCATTTCTTTGAAGGCCTGTGGGAGGGCCACAACCATTCATTGCTGCAGAAAAAATAG
- a CDS encoding sensor histidine kinase translates to MLCFTGLVDFGSGALYVLPSGMAAEAIFFAMALGQKIKRIEAERAENALLVDESNKFNSTSYLLAGILHQFKQPLVYLGTEVLKLRTQRHKSGQDDPQNEEILGNMENQIGGMNDLVGNFYSFYSQQAQLGEFSLQRAIDNVLEMLGPSLQAGNINVIKGYQDQRLCADEKALKQILLILLENTVSVLREKQPDTPSLWISCSGGHPVTIEVRDNAGGIVADALDKIFNIHYSKKQAQGLGIGLALARKLAETRLNGSLTVHNTPAGACFVLTLQSTERS, encoded by the coding sequence GTGCTGTGTTTCACCGGGCTGGTTGATTTCGGCAGTGGCGCACTCTACGTTCTGCCGTCCGGGATGGCGGCGGAGGCGATCTTCTTTGCCATGGCGTTGGGCCAGAAAATAAAACGGATTGAAGCGGAACGGGCCGAAAACGCTCTGCTGGTCGATGAGAGTAACAAATTCAATTCAACCAGTTACCTGCTCGCCGGAATTCTCCACCAGTTCAAGCAACCGCTGGTTTATCTCGGCACAGAGGTTTTAAAGCTGCGCACACAGCGCCACAAAAGTGGTCAGGACGACCCGCAGAACGAGGAAATTCTCGGCAACATGGAAAACCAGATTGGCGGGATGAATGATCTGGTCGGCAACTTCTACAGTTTCTATTCGCAACAGGCGCAGCTCGGTGAGTTCAGCCTGCAACGTGCCATCGACAACGTGCTGGAAATGCTCGGACCTTCATTGCAGGCAGGAAATATCAACGTCATTAAGGGCTATCAGGACCAACGGCTCTGCGCCGATGAAAAAGCCCTCAAGCAGATTCTGCTGATCCTCTTGGAAAATACCGTCAGCGTATTACGGGAAAAACAACCCGACACCCCCAGCCTGTGGATCAGCTGTTCCGGTGGGCATCCGGTCACAATCGAAGTGCGCGACAATGCCGGTGGCATCGTTGCCGACGCCCTCGATAAAATCTTTAACATCCACTACAGCAAAAAACAGGCTCAAGGTCTCGGTATCGGGCTGGCTCTGGCACGGAAGCTGGCGGAAACGCGCCTTAACGGCAGCCTGACCGTTCACAATACGCCAGCAGGGGCCTGTTTCGTGTTGACACTTCAATCTACAGAGCGGAGTTGA
- the umuD gene encoding translesion error-prone DNA polymerase V autoproteolytic subunit codes for MAHHHGSQPELEFFHPAADAPSQPLPLATERVEAGFPSPARDYVEPPLDLNDLCVRHPAATYFVRVQGDSMIDGHICPEDILVVDRSLEPCHGDIVIACFDGDLTVKRLETRPELRLVPMNPSYQPLVPAEGCDMEIFGVVTTVIHPLRKA; via the coding sequence ATGGCACATCACCACGGCAGTCAACCTGAACTGGAATTCTTCCACCCGGCAGCGGATGCCCCGTCCCAGCCCCTGCCGCTGGCCACCGAGCGGGTCGAGGCCGGCTTTCCCAGCCCGGCCCGGGATTATGTCGAACCACCGCTGGACCTCAATGATCTGTGTGTGCGCCATCCGGCGGCGACCTATTTCGTCCGCGTCCAGGGCGATTCCATGATCGATGGTCACATCTGCCCCGAGGATATCCTGGTGGTGGATCGCTCCCTCGAACCCTGCCACGGCGATATTGTCATTGCCTGCTTTGATGGCGATCTGACCGTCAAGCGTCTGGAAACCCGGCCCGAACTGCGCCTGGTGCCGATGAATCCCAGCTACCAGCCGCTGGTGCCGGCTGAAGGTTGCGATATGGAAATCTTTGGTGTCGTCACCACGGTGATTCATCCGCTGCGCAAGGCCTGA